The following are encoded together in the Coturnix japonica isolate 7356 chromosome 8, Coturnix japonica 2.1, whole genome shotgun sequence genome:
- the LOC107317696 gene encoding cytochrome P450 2J2-like, translated as MEFHFWPISQLGKLNVSVLLVVLVVFLLIIDFVRKRRPKNFPPGPQLFPLVGTVVDLRQPLHLEMQKLTARYGNIFSVQFGGLTFVVVSGYQMVREALVHQAEIFADRPHIPLLQEIFRGFGLISSNGHIWRQQRKFVSATLKSIAVSFESKVQEESRYLVEAMEEEKGQPFDPHYKINSAVSNIICSITFGNRFDYHDSNFQELLHLLAETLLLIGSFWGQLYNAFPLIMRWLPGPFRKIFRHWDKLQRFVRGVIAKHKEDLDQSDLGDYIDCYLKEIEKFKGDTNSYFHEENLLCSTLDLFLTGTETTATAIRWALLYMAMYPNIQEKVQLEIDAVIGQCRQPTMEDKERMPYTNAVLSEVLRMGNIVPLGVPRMSTNDTTLAGFHVPKGTTLMTSLTSIMFDKNVWETPDTFNPEHFLENGQYRRREAFLPFSAGKRACPGEQLARTELFIFFTALLQKFTFQAPSATVLSFAFTLSLTRCPKPFQLCALPRC; from the exons ATGGAGTTTCACTTTTGGCCCATTTCCCAGTTGGGAAAGCTGAATGTTTCGGTGCTCTTGGTGGTTCTTGTCGTGTTTCTTTTGATTATTGACTTTGTGAGAAAGAGGCGTCCCAAGAATTTCCCTCCTGGGCCACAGCTATTTCCTCTCGTGGGAACCGTGGTGGATTTAAGGCAACCTCTCCATCTTGAGATGCAGAAG CTTACTGCGAGGTATGGGAACATCTTCAGCGTGCAGTTCGGAGGTCTGACTTTTGTGGTAGTCAGTGGGTACCAGATGGTGAGAGAAGCTCTTGTCCATCAGGCTGAGATATTTGCAGATCGGCCACATATTCCACTTCTCCAAGAAATTTTTAGAGGCTTTG GACTCATATCCTCAAATGGGCACATATGGAGGCAACAAAGAAAGTTTGTTTcagcaacactgaaaagcaTTGCGGTCAGTTTTGAGTCAAAAGTGCAAGAGGAGAGCCGGTACCTCGTGGAGGCgatggaggaggagaagg GACAACCGTTTGACCCTCATTACAAAATTAATAGCGCTGTTTCAAACATTATCTGTTCCATAACTTTTGGGAACCGTTTCGACTACCATGACAGCAACTTCCAGGAATTACTGCATTTGCTTGCAGAAACACTGCTGCTGATAGGAAGCTTCTGGGGCCAG CTGTATAATGCCTTCCCCTTGATAATGAGATGGCTACCAGGGCCCTTCAGGAAAATCTTCAGACACTGGGATAAACTTCAGCGTTTTGTGAGGGGAGTGATTGCAAAACACAAGGAGGACTTGGACCAGTCTGACTTGGGAGATTACATTGACTGTTACttaaaggaaatagaaaag TTTAAGGGTGACACCAACTCCTATTTCCACGAGGAAAATCTGCTCTGCTCCACACTGGACCTCTTCTTGACTGGCACAGAGACAACAGCGACCGCCATCCGCTGGGCTCTGCTCTACATGGCCATGTACCCCAACATTCAGG AGAAAGTGCAGCTTGAAATTGATGCTGTGATTGGCCAGTGCCGCCAGCCCACCATGGAGGACAAGGAGCGCATGCCCTACACCAACGCAGTGCTGAGCGAGGTGTTGCGAATGGGCAACATCGTGCCACTAGGAGTGCCCAGGATGTCCACCAATGACACCACCTTGGCTGGCTTCCACGTGCCCAAG GGTACCACGCTGATGACCAGCCTGACTTCCATAATGTTTGACAAAAACGTGTGGGAGACTCCAGATACCTTCAATCCTGAACATTTCCTGGAGAACGGCCAGTACAGGAGGCGGGAGGCTTTcctgcccttctctgcag GCAAGCGTGCCTGTCCTGGTGAGCAGCTGGCCAGGACTGAGCTCTTCATCTTCTtcactgccctgctgcagaAGTTCACCTTCCAGGCTCCATCTGCCACCGTGCTGAGCTTTGCCTTCACGCTCAGCCTCACGCGCTGCCCCAAgcccttccagctctgtgccctgccTCGCTGCTGA